Sequence from the Prunus persica cultivar Lovell chromosome G5, Prunus_persica_NCBIv2, whole genome shotgun sequence genome:
TCTCTTAACCAAATTATATTTCAGTGATCTTGCACAATTGACAACACTTGAGTTCTTTTGACCTTAATCTTAAGATGGGATTCAAACAATCTAGGTGGGGGAAGGGTGTGTGTCggggaaggaagaaagagagagaaagtgggGGTGGGTGTCTATTTCAGTCCTACATCGACTTCACATCAACACAATCGTTTTTTACTTCATAAATAGCTTCACTTTACCCCATGCTTGTTGCTCATAAGCTTGGAAGGGTCAGCATGCATTTGTTTATGGGCTTTGACATTTGAAATTCTGGCTGGGTTTGCCGAAAGCCCCATTGGGATTTTAACTGAATTTTTACTTGAGATTTTTGATAAATGCCTTAATTGGCATTTAGAATCtctaaatattatattgttctgaaaatttgttattattttcgGATTGGAATTGTATCTTAATAATAATGTTATTATTAATACTGACATGGCCATATAGGCATGTTCTATTCGAACAGTTCAAGACAATTTATGTAGTGGAAATTGCGTATATGAATGAGCTTAACGAATTTGTTGTGATGAAAAACACGCGATTCTTAGGACACTGTGATTTCCATCACTTGGTGGAAACATTGCAATTACAAAAGGTGTATCAGCTCAGGTTAAGTCACAATTGAAAGTGAAGGCTTAGAGTGAAGGTTTCGTATAATATATCATGCTAAAATTGATTTTTGATGGAAGTATTGGCCACTCACTAGAAGCTCTTGGTCAGGCATTGGCAATAAGGTCTTGCCCTGTTGGAAAATGCCGTGCCTTGGAAAATCAGTGAGGAttttagagcaactccacctaTTTGTCTTTTGTCATGGCAAGGGGGGGACTagggcagctactattcacgtgaatagtggcttcCCTTGCAAAAAGCAATGTGTATTTCCACCCGTTGTCATGGCaaatggcaaatactattcatttttttattttttttctcaaatttgtttacctaaacaattaatttggataagatttttgggttcatatgtgtcaatatttattataaaattcatatctcaatcggataaaattttcgaataagatgataaataaaaatacaatttaaaagtgaataaaatgttgagtaaaaaatgaataataaaatgtatgaggatttagtgttgaaagtgaaaagtattggtatgtatttatagaaaaaaatttcataattttttggtatttttttcataattttatagccaaaaaaaaaaaaaaaaactctaatcGTTGGATTGGAGGAGAGCAGGCGATTGGAGCCCCCAGACGACGACACATGTCTTCTAGCTATTGGTGGAGCACACGCTGACGTCATCCACCCCTCAGGCGTGAGCTGCCTTTGGGCCAGCCTGTCTTCGTGGGTCCCGCCTCCAGCCCGGGCAAAAGTGGCCTGttggaattggattttttgCTTGGGCTCCCCCTAGCCTCGGGCTTGGCCTGATCtctggagttgctcttagaaGCTAGTTTAGGGCCCTTGAATTGTAAGACTACCCCAAAATTTGTAAGAACCCTGATAGAGTTAGGGCACTCCCAGCAGTTCCTTTGAGGAATCTTTTGGCAAAAATGTATTTAACTACTCACTTAACGGAAACTAACAACAAATggataaattatatatttgagtgatatagtaattaatttggctaaattttttttctcaatgacCAAGCCATGATAATAATATGTTGAATGTATTATCGTAAGGGATTAAGCTCTTAAGATGCTTTTACActcaaaggacccactagtgtagtggtttggagtatttactccctcaggaTAGGttctgggttcgagtcctagcatccatATAgtatgtgtgagtttagtatactaTCGCCCCTCTCAATAAGAAAGGtgctcataaaaaataaaaataaaaatgctttTACACCTTTAACCAATGAAATAGTAAAGCGTGGCTCCATTACTGTGTACCAGTCCGCATGGAATAAAACCCGCCCTTTGACAACATCCCCAAATGTACAGAAATACGGAGCTTCACAGTGGCTCGGAGCTTCCCCAAttaagcaaagaaaaaagttcATAGAATCTCTCTGTGCAAGAACTTCAGAAGACAAAAAAATGGATGCCGAAACCGAACAAATGATCGAAAAAACGGTGTGTGGAATCCTGGAAAAATCGGACATGGACGAGATGACAGAGTTCAAGATTCGAAAGCAGGCCTCTGAAGTGCTCGACCTCGACCTCTCTAAACCCCCCTACAAGGCGCTCGTCAAACGGGTCGTCCAGTCCTTCCTCGAAGAGCAAAATCAAAaggaacaacaacaacaacaacaagtagaagaagatgaaaacccGAAACTTGGTGATGCCCAGGACCAGGAGTATGATGATAATGGCGATCTCGTCATTTGCAGGGTCAGAGTTCCTCTTCACTCTGTTTGTTTCccgagaaaaagaaaaaaaaaacccatgaGATGAAAAATGAGtgtgtttcttgttttgggtTCACCTTAATTTCGTACTTACTTGTTGGGTCTTTTTGGGATTTGGGGTTTGGTTGTGATGCAGCTTTCATCGAAGAGGAAGGTGACACTTCAAGAATTCAGGGGGAAATCATTGGTGTCTATAAGGGAGTTTTATAGTAAAGATGGCAAAGAGCTTCCTACTACCAAAGGTAATCTATTTATATGCTATTTGAACACCTCCCTAGTCCTATAGCTTGTTAATTTATCAAtttatgcatgtatataagGCATTGATTTAAGCTTGCAGCTTCAATTACTTACATTAGATTTTTCTGTGACAGTTTGCTTACCTATTATTAACAACTTTTTCTGGTATGTGGGAGTTTGTGATCAAATATATGTATGCATGTATGTCAGGCAATGATCTAATTTAGCTGCAATTTCTGATTATAGAGCTCACTTACTTACTATTGCATTTGCCTTGATTTGGAAATGGTTGATGCCATCACtgtcatataatattttaagtgCCATGTCGGGTGTCATAagcttttgttcaatttttacattacTTGCTTTCCCTGGGTTGTAGTTTGCTTGCACAATCTGACTGCCTCATCATGATTGTGTTCATTCAAAACATCTAAGTTATGGGTTAGCTTGTCATCTTGGCGTCGTAAACCACCAACGCAGATTTCTCAACTTCGTTTTCTGCATTGTTGTTTACATTCAGTGCTGCTAACTCAGAATTGtacttctttttccctttctccGTTACTTACCTTCTATAATCCCAAGAGGCCCTTTTAGCAAAATTGAGCTAGAGATTCCTTGTTTCTAGCTTTTGTATACTTGATCTTTCGGATGCATGTACTGATGACTGTCTTAA
This genomic interval carries:
- the LOC18776568 gene encoding RNA polymerase II transcriptional coactivator KELP, translated to MDAETEQMIEKTVCGILEKSDMDEMTEFKIRKQASEVLDLDLSKPPYKALVKRVVQSFLEEQNQKEQQQQQQVEEDENPKLGDAQDQEYDDNGDLVICRLSSKRKVTLQEFRGKSLVSIREFYSKDGKELPTTKGISLTEEQWAVFKKNVPAIENAISKMESRI